A region of Nitrospinota bacterium DNA encodes the following proteins:
- a CDS encoding glycosyltransferase, with amino-acid sequence MSRMEPLDPSAGVVIFTDLHRGSYKIIGSLYLLSFQSIGVPAIQVKTPETDEERQQAEKEFSGKVIIHLTIGPCFTPVPGAVNVAAPYHEWSRYPAQWAARLNQFHEVWAPSHHVKTVLERSGVTTPVVFMPPALDLETVPAKTAWGTAGPVKFLSCGEPHFRKGFHLLMEGFQLAFPRAGEARLVIKTSPSCQWKSPREDIHIETGWMERGNLLAMYKDFDFYVSASLGEGLGLPLAEAALAGLPLIANFWGGHTGLLCEDGFIKMEHVVADQFFCSEPSFYAPGQQCGYSSPSMVASALKKAAASTVKQKKSMTEKAMQALKTRFGREEALGRLKVRFGI; translated from the coding sequence ATGAGCCGAATGGAACCCCTGGACCCGTCGGCGGGCGTGGTGATATTCACGGACCTCCACCGGGGCAGTTACAAAATCATAGGCTCCCTTTATCTCCTTTCGTTCCAGTCCATCGGCGTCCCGGCCATACAGGTTAAAACCCCTGAGACAGACGAGGAACGCCAACAGGCTGAAAAAGAATTTAGCGGCAAGGTGATTATCCATCTTACCATCGGCCCATGTTTCACCCCCGTTCCCGGCGCGGTGAACGTCGCCGCGCCCTACCACGAATGGAGCCGGTATCCGGCGCAATGGGCCGCAAGGCTTAACCAGTTCCACGAGGTGTGGGCGCCCAGCCATCACGTAAAAACCGTGTTGGAGCGAAGCGGAGTAACAACTCCCGTGGTATTTATGCCCCCGGCGCTGGATCTGGAAACCGTCCCCGCCAAAACGGCATGGGGAACGGCAGGGCCGGTAAAATTCCTCTCCTGCGGCGAGCCCCATTTCCGCAAGGGTTTCCACCTTCTTATGGAGGGTTTTCAATTGGCCTTCCCCCGCGCGGGCGAGGCCCGGCTTGTGATCAAGACCTCGCCATCGTGCCAATGGAAATCCCCAAGGGAAGACATCCATATTGAAACCGGATGGATGGAGAGGGGAAACCTGCTGGCCATGTATAAAGATTTCGACTTCTATGTCTCCGCCAGCCTGGGCGAGGGCTTGGGCCTGCCATTGGCGGAAGCGGCCCTGGCTGGCCTTCCATTGATAGCCAACTTCTGGGGCGGCCATACCGGCCTGCTTTGCGAGGATGGGTTTATCAAAATGGAGCATGTGGTGGCCGACCAGTTTTTTTGCAGTGAGCCGTCGTTCTACGCGCCGGGCCAGCAATGCGGATACTCCTCCCCATCCATGGTGGCTTCGGCGCTAAAGAAAGCGGCGGCCTCCACCGTTAAACAGAAAAAATCCATGACAGAAAAAGCCATGCAGGCCCTGAAGACGCGATTCGGAAGAGAAGAAGCGTTAGGCCGTCTTAAAGTCCGTTTCGGCATATAA
- a CDS encoding phosphomannose isomerase type II C-terminal cupin domain — MVEDKIGERPWGRYEVLLDTADHKVKRIIVLPGKRISLQKHLRRSEHWVVVSGVAKVTLDGRDVTLLPHHSIDIPREALHRIENTGAEPLVFVEVQMGDYFGEDDIIRLKDDFGRVG; from the coding sequence ATGGTGGAAGATAAAATCGGCGAGCGCCCATGGGGCCGCTACGAGGTATTGCTGGACACGGCAGACCACAAGGTAAAACGCATCATCGTACTGCCCGGCAAGCGGATAAGCCTGCAAAAACATCTGCGCCGGTCGGAGCATTGGGTGGTGGTTAGCGGCGTGGCCAAGGTTACCCTGGACGGGCGCGATGTCACCCTTCTTCCCCATCATTCCATAGACATACCCCGGGAGGCGTTGCACAGGATCGAAAACACCGGCGCGGAACCGCTGGTGTTCGTGGAGGTGCAGATGGGGGACTATTTCGGTGAAGACGACATTATCCGCCTTAAGGATGATTTCGGCCGGGTGGGCTAA